The nucleotide window CCAGAGCGATACGATCAGAATGGAGTAAAATGAAAACTTCGGATCACCCAGCCATTGCTGGTCGAGGAACGAAAAAGCCAGTTTCTCTGCGAGCTGTGGCAGCACCTGAGAGAAGATGAAGGTCCACATGAAAGCACTGATGATCGTACTGATCATGTTAGGCATGAAGAACAGGGTCCGGAAGAGCCCTTTGCTGCGCGTCCGTGACTCAATTAACACGGCGAGCAGCAAGGCAATTCCATTTTGCAGAATCAGCATAAATATTACATATTTCATCGTGAACCATAGGGAGTTCAGAAAGTCAGGATCTTCTTTGAACAATTCCACGAAGTTACCCAGACCGATAAAGCTGTAATCCCGATTAAGTCCGTTCCAGTCCGTCAGGCTATAGAACATGCCACTAAACGTAGGGTACAGCAGGAAAATCGCATAAATGACAAAGGCAGGCGCAGTGAACGCGAGCAGTGACAGATACTTCTTGAACACATTCGTAGCCATTGGTTCTCCCCCTTTTCACTCGAAGCGGATGATCGTAAACGAGGGAACGAAGAACGTTCTGCCTGCTGTATCATCTGCTTGGAGACTGTGACGGAATAAAGTACCGCTTAATTTGTTAACAAAACTCTCAAACCGTTGAGATTTGCCAACAAAAGCGGATACTCTATTCCTCACAGCTCCTTACTTGTTGACTTTGTTGTAGGATTTCCACGCCTTGTCGAGCGCATCGATAACCTGCTGTTGATTTAATTGCCCTGAGTAGTAGCCCTGCAACGCTTTGCCTGACTCGTCTTTCACCGCTTGAGGGATAGATGGGTCCTGATAGGCTTTACCTTCATTCACATATTTCTGGGCATCGTCTACCCATGGGAAGCTCTTGAAGTCATGGATCTTGGCAACTGGATTGAACTTGAGTGCTTCATAGAATGCACTTGAATCCTTGTCATCGAGAATGTAGTTCACGAAATCGAGTGCCACTTCTTTATTCTTGCTTGTTGACGATACCGCCAGTGAAGTAGAGGTACTCAGATTGATTTTGGTATCATCCGGATTGTCATTGATCGGCATTGGTGCTACACCAAAGTTCAAGTCCGGGTTGGACTTCAGAATGGTTTCGGCAAACCATGGTCCCTGAATCCACATTGCGGCGCTTCCTGAAGCAAAAGCTGCTGAACCATCATCTCCGCCCACTTCCAGCGCTTTGTCTGTTCCATTGGCATTGACCAGATCGAAGATATTGAACAATTCTTTCATATCCGAGAAGGAGCCCTGATCCTGATTCATCTTCTCGACGAAGTCTTTGTGCTCCGATTGAGTCAAGGCACCCACAGTGAGTGGCAGGAATAATTGCGGAATCCAGGATTCTTTGTAGGACAGTTCAAACGGTGTGATATTGGCTGCTTTGAGTTTCTCCACGACCGCTTTCATTTCAGTTAAAGTCGTCGGTACCTCCAGCCCTTGCTCTTCGAAAATATCTTTATTGTACAAGTAGCCCCATGATAACGTTTCCAATGGAACAGCCACGACTTTGCCCTCCGCATCCGTTACGGAAGGTTTAACCGAATCCACCAACTTATCGACAAAAGGTTGGCCCGACAGATCTTCCAGATAACCCGCTTTGCTGAACGGTGGAATCTCATTGACCGCATGCAGCGCGAACACATCCGGTGCATCATTGGAGGCGAGGCGAGTCTTCAGAATCTGAGGTGCATTGTCCGCTGGCGGCATCTCCAGTTGCACGTTCACCTCAATGTTTTTCTCTGCTTTCTCCTTGGCTTTGAACTGTTCTATATATTTATCGTAATGTTCTTTCAGCCGAGGTTGTGCAACGAATACTTTGAGTGATACCGTGCTGCCTGATGCCGATTCTTCCTGCCCATTGTCCGTCCCTGCATTAGAGCCGCAACCTGCGAGCAGAACACTGACCAGTACCGCACTTGCTACGCTTTTCCATACTTTCATCTCTTATGACCTCCCGGTGTGTAACTGGTTTGTCTTTCATAGGCTCATTATATATCAGAAAATGAAAGCGCTTCATTGGACAAAATTAGACTCGTGTATTGGATTATTTTAAACCTTAATCCTGCCGCAAATGCTCTCTCGAACGACTCATTCCGTGCTACTGCTTGAATTGCCTGATATGCGAGGTTGTCTCTTCCGCATCTCCCCCGGTGAAACTCCGAAATGCTTCTTGAATACCCGATAGAAGTAGGACACATCTTCATAACCCGCCATCTCGGCAATATGCTTGAACGGAATCTGTTCATCCATCACCCATTCCTTCGCTCGCGTCATACGCAACTGGACAACATAGTCGGTCACATTCACCTCATACTCTTTCTTGAATACCTTACTGAGATATTCCTTACTGACAAAAAAGATATGGGCGAGCTGCTCCAGCGTAATCATCTCCATACAGTGCTGCTCAATGTATTGCTTCACCTCGTCCAGGTTCAGCTTGTTCTTGAATTTACGCTGTGCAATCAGCTGCTCCAAAGCCTGGTAGTACGGTGCGGATATCCAATCCATTGTGGATTCGATGGAAGCCAGCGCTGTCGAAGGAGGTAGCGCCGTTGCCACTGGACGCTCATACAATGCATTAGAGACGCACAACTCATCCAGCAAAGCCTGTAATTCATGAGCCACCCGCCCGAGCTGCCGGGGTCTGTTAATCTCGCATCGTTCCAGCTTCTGCTGTAATTGCTGGAACCATTCCCGCAGACTCTGAACGTTCAGGTCATTAAACCGCAAGCGAGCCTGCTGCTGGAACAAAGAAAAATCACCAGCAAACGCAGAGGGATACGATTCCCATGATTCAGGCGCTGATTCAACCTTTTCTAATTCTTTTGCACATTTGGCCAGCACACCATTCAGTTCATCCGGATTCACCGGTTTGAGCAGATAATCAGCAGCCCGATGACGGATCGCGTGTTTCGCATAATTGAAGTCGTCATATCCGCTCACCACGATCACCTTGATCTGTGGGTATTGTCCGCTCAGCGTCTGTAACAGCTCCACACCGTCTGTGCCGGGCATGCGCATGTCCGTAATGATAATGTGAGGCTGATGCTGTTTGACCAGTTGTATGGCCTGCTCACCATCCTCTGCCTCACCTGCAACGGTCATGCCGAGTTCATTCCAATCTCCGAGGTTGCGCAAAATATCCCGGTTCCACGGTTCATCATCCACCAGCAGCACTCTGTACAGTTCCTTGTTCACAAGGCTTCGCCTCCTGTATTGCAGGGGATTCGTACCGTAACGCTCGTCCCCTGTCCGTATTCACTTTCTATACTCATCCCGTATTCAGGTCCAAAATGCATCACCATTCGTGAGGCCGCATTAACCAGCCCAATACTTTTGCCTGAACTCCACACCCGATCTGCCTCCCAGGTAAGCCGCTCCAGTCTGGACTGCATCTCCGCTAATTTCTCAGCATCCATACCCACGCCGTTATCACGAATTCGAATGGTTACATCTTCAGGTTCACAGACGACCTCAATGCCCAGCTTCCACTCGCCCTGCTTCTTCTCCAATCCATGTAAAAATGCATTCTCTACAATGGGTTGCAAAGACAACTTGGGAATATAACACGCCCGAAGTTCCCCGGTGATCTCCAGGGTATATTCAAGCCTGCCGGCAAAACGCTGTTTCTGAATCAGCATATAATGCTCCAGCTGGTCCAGTTCAGACTGTAGGGGCACAAGCCCATCCGGCGCTCGTACAATATAACGAAACATCTCGCTCAAGGCTCGAATGACCTTGTAACTGTCTGCCGGTTTTTGCGAGTAGACCATGCCGCCAATCATCTGCAACGTATTTTGCAGGAAATGCGGATGGATCTGGGATTGCAGTGCTTTGAGCTCGGCCGTCTGCTTCTCCAGATTCATCAGATAGTTGTCGCGAATATGTTCCCGAATACGATTAGCCATGCCGTGCAGATTTTTCTCCAGCAGACCAATCTCATCCACCCGGCCGCTTCGTACCACTTCCCTGTCTTTGATTAGCTGGATACCCTTCATGGAATTCGCCAGTCTGACAATCGGCTTCGATGTACGCCAGGCCACGAGCGCAGCTAGTCCCACAGAAATGACGGTTGCCAGGCCCCCCACAACCAATCCGTATTTCATCGTCTCCAAAGCACTTTCGTTAATGACATGGGCAGGTACAACCTTGATCACACGTAGGCCTGACGGCTCGATGGAGTGAAAGAATACATACTCCTTGGCTGTACGAATGAAGCCCGAACTTTCTTTCGTGCCTGCCAATTTCTCCAGTGCTTCCGCAGACGGCTGAATCTCTTGGTTTGGCTGATAGACCGGACTGCCCGTGCTGTCAGCAATGTATACCGCATAGTCTCCCCGGCTATCCAGCAGCTCCA belongs to Paenibacillus sp. FSL H8-0079 and includes:
- a CDS encoding response regulator, which translates into the protein MNKELYRVLLVDDEPWNRDILRNLGDWNELGMTVAGEAEDGEQAIQLVKQHQPHIIITDMRMPGTDGVELLQTLSGQYPQIKVIVVSGYDDFNYAKHAIRHRAADYLLKPVNPDELNGVLAKCAKELEKVESAPESWESYPSAFAGDFSLFQQQARLRFNDLNVQSLREWFQQLQQKLERCEINRPRQLGRVAHELQALLDELCVSNALYERPVATALPPSTALASIESTMDWISAPYYQALEQLIAQRKFKNKLNLDEVKQYIEQHCMEMITLEQLAHIFFVSKEYLSKVFKKEYEVNVTDYVVQLRMTRAKEWVMDEQIPFKHIAEMAGYEDVSYFYRVFKKHFGVSPGEMRKRQPRISGNSSSSTE
- a CDS encoding sensor histidine kinase: MFTECYRKLTDPFKRSIRNKLILTMTLLAVLPVIAMTAMAAENTRSSMEEEIMETNRANMNWASIYLGEQFARMNNIIYSIQISDELHQYLALNQEAPAASRFDEQKAVFNMLNSVYYSAGNYVFGVELYLKELDTLFTFNSMDSRIKAVSEIPEGYHELFAQHKDFTIINDPDDPQKFHMTRSMNRFEDQAQIGAISLEVKWAEFNQTLELLDSRGDYAVYIADSTGSPVYQPNQEIQPSAEALEKLAGTKESSGFIRTAKEYVFFHSIEPSGLRVIKVVPAHVINESALETMKYGLVVGGLATVISVGLAALVAWRTSKPIVRLANSMKGIQLIKDREVVRSGRVDEIGLLEKNLHGMANRIREHIRDNYLMNLEKQTAELKALQSQIHPHFLQNTLQMIGGMVYSQKPADSYKVIRALSEMFRYIVRAPDGLVPLQSELDQLEHYMLIQKQRFAGRLEYTLEITGELRACYIPKLSLQPIVENAFLHGLEKKQGEWKLGIEVVCEPEDVTIRIRDNGVGMDAEKLAEMQSRLERLTWEADRVWSSGKSIGLVNAASRMVMHFGPEYGMSIESEYGQGTSVTVRIPCNTGGEAL
- a CDS encoding extracellular solute-binding protein, with translation MKVWKSVASAVLVSVLLAGCGSNAGTDNGQEESASGSTVSLKVFVAQPRLKEHYDKYIEQFKAKEKAEKNIEVNVQLEMPPADNAPQILKTRLASNDAPDVFALHAVNEIPPFSKAGYLEDLSGQPFVDKLVDSVKPSVTDAEGKVVAVPLETLSWGYLYNKDIFEEQGLEVPTTLTEMKAVVEKLKAANITPFELSYKESWIPQLFLPLTVGALTQSEHKDFVEKMNQDQGSFSDMKELFNIFDLVNANGTDKALEVGGDDGSAAFASGSAAMWIQGPWFAETILKSNPDLNFGVAPMPINDNPDDTKINLSTSTSLAVSSTSKNKEVALDFVNYILDDKDSSAFYEALKFNPVAKIHDFKSFPWVDDAQKYVNEGKAYQDPSIPQAVKDESGKALQGYYSGQLNQQQVIDALDKAWKSYNKVNK
- a CDS encoding sugar ABC transporter permease, encoding MATNVFKKYLSLLAFTAPAFVIYAIFLLYPTFSGMFYSLTDWNGLNRDYSFIGLGNFVELFKEDPDFLNSLWFTMKYVIFMLILQNGIALLLAVLIESRTRSKGLFRTLFFMPNMISTIISAFMWTFIFSQVLPQLAEKLAFSFLDQQWLGDPKFSFYSILIVSLWNGVGYMMIIYLAALQGVPKSLKEAAVIDGANAFQVLRNVVLPMITHAVTICFFLTLNGAFKVFEVVYGLTGGGPGRATQVITMNIYEEAFSNNFRYGYASAKSVVLFIIVLIFTLIQITVMKKKEVEA